A window of the Kosakonia sp. BYX6 genome harbors these coding sequences:
- the flgB gene encoding flagellar basal body rod protein FlgB translates to MLDKLDAALRFQQEALNLSAQRQEILAANIANADTPGFQARDIDFSSELKKVMERGRAETSGVSLALTSSRHIPAQAMATPSADLLYRIPDQPSMDGNTVDMDRERTQFADNSVKYQTGLTVLGGQIKSMMSVLQQGN, encoded by the coding sequence ATGCTCGATAAACTTGATGCCGCACTGCGTTTTCAACAAGAAGCGCTAAACCTGAGTGCCCAGCGCCAGGAAATTCTGGCGGCCAACATCGCCAACGCCGACACCCCTGGGTTTCAGGCGCGCGATATTGATTTCTCCAGCGAATTAAAAAAAGTCATGGAGCGTGGTCGTGCTGAAACCAGCGGCGTTTCGTTAGCACTGACTTCTTCGCGCCATATTCCGGCGCAGGCGATGGCGACACCGTCTGCCGATCTGCTGTACCGCATCCCCGATCAGCCTTCTATGGATGGCAACACCGTCGATATGGATCGTGAGCGCACGCAGTTCGCCGACAACAGCGTCAAATACCAGACCGGTCTGACGGTGCTGGGCGGGCAGATCAAAAGCATGATGAGCGTTCTGCAACAGGGGAACTAA
- the flgE gene encoding flagellar hook protein FlgE, translating to MAFSQAVSGLNAAATNLDVIGNNIANSATYGFKSGSASFADMFAGSKVGLGVKVAGITQDFTDGTTTSTGRGLDVALSGNGFFRLVDSNGSVYYSRNGQFKLDENRNLVNMQGMQVTGYPVAGTPPTVQTGANPTAITIPNTLMAAKATTTASMQMNLNSTDSAPTVSPFDPTNSDTYNKKGTVTTYDSLGNSHAIDVYYVKTGDNSWDVYTQDSSVSGANYEKAAQMSFGSNGTLSSVTNYTEVLPATTPRTWTLDATANAQPQIDINLASLNGSAASTFSLSFLNSMQQNTGTSSTVAINQDGYAPGSLVSYAINDDGTVVGSYSNEKTQLLGQIVLANFANSEGLQSEGDNVWSATSSSGVALLGTAGTGNFGSLTNGALEASNVDLSKELVNMIVAQRNYQSNAQTIKTQDQILNTLVNLR from the coding sequence ATGGCCTTTTCACAAGCGGTCAGCGGCCTGAATGCTGCGGCCACCAACCTCGATGTCATTGGTAACAACATCGCCAACTCCGCCACCTATGGCTTTAAATCCGGATCTGCGTCCTTCGCCGATATGTTTGCCGGTTCTAAAGTTGGCCTCGGCGTTAAAGTTGCGGGGATTACGCAGGACTTTACCGACGGTACTACCACCAGCACCGGTCGTGGTCTGGACGTGGCGCTGAGCGGCAACGGTTTCTTCCGTCTGGTCGACAGCAATGGTTCGGTTTACTACAGCCGTAACGGTCAGTTCAAACTGGACGAAAACCGCAATCTGGTGAACATGCAGGGTATGCAGGTCACAGGTTACCCGGTTGCCGGTACGCCGCCGACCGTGCAGACCGGTGCGAACCCGACTGCTATCACCATCCCGAACACGCTGATGGCGGCAAAAGCCACCACCACCGCGTCAATGCAGATGAACCTGAACTCCACGGATTCTGCCCCGACGGTAAGCCCGTTCGATCCGACGAATTCAGATACCTACAACAAAAAAGGCACAGTCACCACCTATGACAGCCTGGGTAACTCCCACGCTATCGACGTTTACTACGTCAAAACCGGTGATAACTCATGGGATGTTTACACTCAGGATTCCAGCGTTTCCGGCGCGAATTATGAGAAAGCCGCCCAGATGAGCTTCGGCAGCAACGGCACGCTCTCTTCCGTGACCAACTACACCGAAGTGCTGCCGGCGACCACGCCGCGCACCTGGACACTGGACGCGACGGCAAACGCCCAGCCGCAGATCGACATCAACCTCGCCAGCCTGAATGGTTCAGCCGCCAGCACCTTTAGCCTGAGCTTCCTGAACTCTATGCAGCAGAACACCGGCACCAGCAGCACCGTGGCTATCAATCAGGATGGTTACGCGCCGGGTTCGCTGGTGAGCTACGCCATTAACGACGACGGCACCGTGGTCGGTAGCTACTCCAACGAAAAAACGCAGCTTCTGGGTCAGATCGTGCTGGCGAACTTCGCCAACAGCGAAGGTCTGCAATCCGAAGGTGACAACGTTTGGTCTGCGACCAGCTCCTCCGGCGTTGCGCTGCTCGGCACCGCAGGCACCGGCAACTTCGGTTCGCTGACCAACGGTGCGCTGGAAGCCTCAAACGTGGATCTGAGTAAAGAACTGGTCAACATGATCGTCGCGCAACGTAACTATCAGTCGAACGCGCAGACCATCAAAACCCAGGATCAGATCCTTAACACGCTGGTTAACCTGCGTTAA
- the flgA gene encoding flagellar basal body P-ring formation chaperone FlgA has translation MNTLKGGLAATLLLLSPFSQAADLQAQLTSLFAQRLAGFSDEVVVNIRTPQNLLPTCDQPALSVVGNAKLWGNLNVMANCAGAKRFLQVEVQATGNYVVAAQPVARGSTLQPGSVALKRGRLDQLPPRAMLDITQAQDAVSLRDLAPGQPIQLSMLRQAWRIKAGQRVQVVASGDGFSVNGEGQAMNNAAVAQNARVRMSSGQIVSGTVNADGNILINL, from the coding sequence ATGAACACGTTGAAAGGCGGTTTAGCCGCGACCTTACTGTTATTAAGCCCCTTTTCTCAGGCGGCTGATTTACAAGCGCAATTGACGTCACTTTTTGCGCAACGTCTTGCTGGCTTTAGTGACGAGGTGGTGGTAAATATACGCACCCCGCAAAACCTGCTCCCCACCTGCGACCAGCCTGCGCTGAGCGTGGTTGGCAATGCGAAGTTGTGGGGGAACCTGAATGTCATGGCCAACTGCGCGGGTGCGAAGCGCTTTTTGCAGGTGGAAGTTCAGGCGACCGGTAACTATGTTGTGGCGGCACAGCCCGTTGCCCGTGGCAGCACATTGCAGCCTGGCAGCGTGGCGTTAAAGCGCGGCCGCCTCGATCAGTTACCGCCGCGAGCAATGCTGGATATTACCCAGGCGCAGGATGCGGTGAGTTTGCGCGATCTCGCGCCCGGACAGCCGATTCAGCTGTCAATGCTGCGTCAGGCGTGGCGGATTAAAGCAGGTCAGCGTGTGCAGGTTGTGGCATCAGGCGATGGCTTTAGTGTGAACGGCGAAGGTCAGGCAATGAACAATGCGGCGGTCGCGCAAAACGCCCGCGTACGCATGTCTTCAGGGCAGATTGTCAGCGGTACGGTGAACGCTGATGGGAATATTCTGATTAACCTATAA
- the flgN gene encoding flagella biosynthesis chaperone FlgN, with product MNRLSDILDQMTVILSALKDVMDAEQKQLSVGHINGSALQRITEEKSSLLATLDYLEQQRRSTQKAQHSANDDIADRWQNITQKTQHLRDLNKHNGWLLEGQIARNQQALEVLKPHQEPSLYGANGQTASANRGGKKISI from the coding sequence ATGAATCGACTGTCAGACATTCTCGATCAAATGACAGTTATCCTGAGCGCTCTGAAAGACGTGATGGATGCTGAGCAAAAACAGCTTTCCGTGGGTCATATTAACGGCAGCGCATTGCAGCGTATCACGGAAGAAAAAAGCTCCTTGCTCGCGACACTGGATTACCTTGAGCAACAACGTCGTAGCACCCAGAAAGCGCAACATAGCGCGAACGACGATATCGCGGATCGTTGGCAAAACATTACGCAGAAAACGCAGCATTTGCGCGACCTTAACAAGCACAACGGATGGCTGCTTGAAGGGCAAATCGCGCGTAATCAGCAGGCGCTGGAAGTCCTGAAGCCCCATCAGGAGCCAAGCCTGTACGGTGCGAATGGCCAGACCGCCTCCGCCAACCGTGGCGGCAAGAAAATCTCGATTTAA
- the flgG gene encoding flagellar basal-body rod protein FlgG: protein MISSLWIAKTGLDAQQTNMDVIANNLANVSTNGFKRQRAVFEDLMYQTIRQPGAQSSEQTTLPSGLQIGTGVRPVATERLHSQGNLSQTNNSKDVAIKGQGFFEVLLPDGTSAYTRDGSFQVDQNGQLVTAGGFQVQPAITIPANSLSITIGRDGVVSVTQQGAAAPVQVGQLNLTTFMNDTGLESIGENLYAETQSSGAPNGTTPGLNGAGLLYQGYVETSNVNVAEELVNMIQVQRAYEINSKAVSTTDQMLQKLTQL from the coding sequence ATGATCAGTTCATTATGGATCGCGAAAACCGGCCTCGACGCCCAGCAAACCAATATGGATGTCATCGCCAACAACCTGGCGAACGTCAGCACCAATGGTTTTAAGCGTCAGCGTGCAGTATTTGAAGATTTGATGTACCAGACAATTCGTCAGCCTGGCGCACAGTCTTCTGAACAGACGACGCTGCCTTCCGGCTTGCAGATTGGTACCGGTGTTCGTCCGGTTGCCACCGAACGTCTGCACAGTCAGGGCAACCTGTCTCAGACTAACAACAGTAAAGATGTCGCCATCAAAGGCCAGGGCTTCTTTGAAGTTCTGCTGCCGGACGGGACGTCCGCCTATACCCGCGACGGTTCCTTCCAGGTTGACCAGAACGGTCAGTTGGTAACGGCAGGGGGGTTCCAGGTTCAGCCTGCCATCACCATTCCGGCGAACAGCTTGAGCATCACCATCGGTCGCGACGGTGTGGTCAGCGTCACGCAACAAGGCGCTGCGGCGCCGGTTCAGGTTGGCCAGTTAAACCTGACCACCTTTATGAACGACACCGGTCTGGAAAGCATCGGTGAAAACCTGTACGCCGAAACCCAGTCTTCTGGCGCGCCGAACGGCACCACGCCTGGGCTGAACGGAGCAGGTTTGCTGTATCAGGGGTATGTGGAAACCTCAAACGTGAACGTAGCGGAAGAACTGGTGAACATGATCCAGGTTCAGCGCGCTTACGAAATTAACAGTAAAGCAGTCTCGACCACCGATCAGATGCTGCAAAAACTGACGCAACTCTAA
- the flgM gene encoding flagellar biosynthesis anti-sigma factor FlgM, whose product MSIDRTSPLKPVNTVQQRETNETQTQKTRLEKAATANSTSVTLSGSQTKLMQAGANDINMERVEQLKTAIRNGELKMDTGKIADALINEAQSDLQSK is encoded by the coding sequence ATGAGCATTGATCGTACATCGCCCCTGAAGCCGGTTAACACCGTTCAACAGCGCGAAACTAACGAGACCCAGACGCAAAAAACGCGCCTGGAAAAAGCCGCAACGGCAAACAGCACTAGCGTTACGCTCAGCGGTTCTCAAACGAAGCTGATGCAAGCGGGTGCGAATGACATCAATATGGAACGCGTGGAACAGCTGAAAACCGCGATTCGTAATGGTGAACTGAAAATGGACACTGGCAAAATCGCCGATGCCCTGATTAACGAAGCGCAGAGTGACTTGCAGAGTAAATAA
- the flgD gene encoding flagellar hook assembly protein FlgD, translating to MSISVNVNDPTNSGVSSTGGTTTTGTNSASDLQSSFLTLLVAQLKNQDPTNPLQNNELTTQLAQISTVSGIEKLNTTLGSISGQIDNSQSLQAATLIGHGVMIPGQTVLVGNETTTPFGVELTQAADKVTATVTDKNGTVVRTIEIGSLTAGVHTFSWDGTQTDGSAAPDGSYKVSISASSGTTQLVAQPLQFALVQGVTRGDSGSTLDLGTYGTTTLDEVRQII from the coding sequence ATGTCTATTAGCGTAAACGTGAATGACCCGACGAACAGCGGTGTCTCATCGACCGGCGGTACCACAACCACCGGGACTAACAGCGCGTCCGACCTCCAGAGCAGCTTTTTGACGCTGCTGGTTGCACAGCTGAAAAACCAGGATCCGACCAACCCGCTGCAAAACAACGAACTGACCACGCAGCTTGCGCAGATCAGCACCGTGAGCGGGATTGAAAAATTGAACACCACCCTCGGTTCGATTTCCGGGCAGATCGACAACAGCCAGTCGCTACAGGCAGCAACCCTGATTGGCCACGGCGTGATGATCCCAGGACAGACCGTACTGGTGGGTAATGAAACGACAACGCCGTTTGGTGTTGAACTGACTCAGGCTGCTGACAAAGTGACCGCAACCGTGACCGACAAAAACGGAACCGTGGTGCGTACCATTGAGATCGGCAGCTTGACAGCTGGCGTCCACACCTTCAGTTGGGACGGCACGCAGACAGATGGAAGCGCGGCACCAGATGGCTCTTACAAAGTGTCCATCTCCGCCAGCTCCGGCACGACGCAGTTGGTTGCTCAACCGCTGCAATTCGCGCTGGTACAGGGTGTCACCCGCGGTGACAGCGGTAGCACATTAGATTTGGGTACTTACGGTACCACCACACTCGACGAAGTACGGCAGATTATTTAA
- the flgC gene encoding flagellar basal body rod protein FlgC, which yields MALLNIFDVAGSALTAQSKRLNVAASNLANADSVTGPDGQPYRAKQVVFQVDAAPGQATGGVKVSDVIESQAPDKLVYEPGNPLADASGYVKMPNVDVVGEMVNSMSASRSYQANVEVLNTVKSMMLKTLTLGQ from the coding sequence ATGGCATTACTGAATATCTTTGATGTCGCAGGCTCCGCGCTGACCGCGCAGTCCAAACGCTTGAACGTCGCCGCCAGTAACCTGGCGAACGCCGACAGCGTGACCGGGCCAGATGGTCAGCCGTATCGCGCCAAGCAGGTGGTCTTTCAGGTTGACGCAGCGCCTGGTCAGGCGACCGGCGGCGTAAAAGTGTCGGATGTGATTGAAAGCCAGGCGCCGGACAAACTGGTCTACGAACCGGGTAACCCGCTGGCTGACGCAAGCGGCTACGTCAAAATGCCCAACGTGGATGTGGTCGGTGAAATGGTCAACAGCATGTCAGCCTCGCGCAGCTACCAGGCCAACGTTGAAGTGCTTAACACCGTTAAGAGCATGATGCTCAAAACCCTCACACTCGGTCAGTAA
- a CDS encoding flagellar basal body rod protein FlgF: MDHAIYTAMGAASQTLNQQAVTASNLANASTPGFRAQLNALRAVPVEGLSLPTRTLVVASTPGADMTPGQLDYTSRPLDVALQQDGWLAVQTADGSEGYTRNGNIQVSPTGQLTIQGHPVIGEGGPIAVPEGAQVTIAADGTISALNPGDAANTIAPVGKLKLVKANAQEVVRGDDGMFRLSQAAQATRGQTLQADPTIRVQSGVLEGSNVKPVEAMTDMIASARRFEMQMKIISNVDDNAQRANQLLSLG; encoded by the coding sequence ATGGATCACGCAATATATACCGCGATGGGCGCAGCCAGCCAGACGCTGAATCAGCAGGCTGTGACCGCAAGCAATCTCGCGAACGCCTCCACGCCGGGCTTTCGCGCGCAGCTCAACGCATTGCGCGCGGTGCCGGTAGAAGGGCTTTCGCTGCCCACCCGTACGCTGGTGGTGGCTTCAACGCCTGGCGCCGATATGACGCCAGGACAACTGGACTACACCTCGCGCCCGCTCGACGTGGCGTTGCAGCAGGACGGCTGGCTGGCGGTACAAACGGCGGACGGTTCAGAAGGGTACACCCGTAACGGGAATATCCAGGTGAGCCCGACCGGTCAGTTGACCATTCAGGGCCATCCGGTGATTGGCGAAGGCGGCCCGATTGCCGTGCCGGAAGGCGCGCAAGTCACTATCGCCGCCGACGGGACAATTTCAGCCCTTAACCCAGGCGACGCGGCGAACACTATCGCGCCGGTCGGCAAGCTGAAGCTGGTGAAAGCGAACGCGCAAGAAGTGGTGCGTGGCGACGACGGGATGTTCCGTCTGAGCCAGGCGGCACAAGCGACGCGCGGCCAGACGTTGCAAGCCGATCCGACCATTCGCGTGCAGTCGGGCGTGCTGGAAGGCAGTAACGTCAAGCCGGTCGAAGCGATGACCGACATGATCGCCAGCGCACGTCGTTTCGAAATGCAGATGAAAATTATCAGCAACGTCGATGACAACGCGCAGCGTGCCAACCAGTTGCTGTCACTGGGCTAA